In a genomic window of Alphaproteobacteria bacterium:
- a CDS encoding TlpA family protein disulfide reductase, translated as MQTFLKGTVLFWLGLAFLSLSEPARAAEQPVYHVPPQKIATYIAGKKGRKRALIVWASWCPYCRNEMPNLVKIEKEKPGSLNLVSVDEDFQDLRNYLNRAGPLPFRIIVVKDTPGQSLNKSLATLNIAPVKGYPTAIYLDETNKVVQQGGLEIEHLRTFIFGAKN; from the coding sequence ATGCAAACCTTTCTGAAAGGCACCGTTCTGTTTTGGCTCGGGCTTGCATTTCTAAGCCTGTCAGAACCCGCCCGCGCAGCAGAACAACCCGTCTATCACGTCCCGCCCCAGAAAATCGCCACCTATATCGCGGGCAAAAAGGGGCGCAAAAGAGCCTTGATCGTCTGGGCCTCCTGGTGTCCCTACTGCCGCAACGAAATGCCCAACCTGGTCAAGATCGAAAAGGAAAAGCCCGGCTCTCTGAACCTGGTATCCGTGGACGAGGACTTTCAGGATCTCAGGAACTACCTGAACCGCGCCGGCCCCCTGCCCTTCAGGATCATTGTGGTGAAGGACACCCCCGGCCAGTCCCTGAACAAATCCCTCGCCACGCTGAACATAGCGCCCGTGAAGGGCTACCCCACGGCGATCTATCTCGATGAAACCAACAAGGTGGTGCAGCAGGGCGGTTTAGAGATCGAACATTTACGCACCTTCATTTTTGGTGCAAAAAATTAA
- a CDS encoding response regulator, with product MSLSVLVVDDDLEVLDLLKKVFEREHYLVDTAMDGAAMDRHLAARTYDVVLLDVMLPGRDGLQLCKEVRARNPDVAILMISAKGDDVDRIVGLEIGADDYLPKPFNSRELLARIKAVMRRKGGSTETKTTKDDQALITFGDYTIRTAEMVVVRTKGGAAIELTSGEYSLLLALAQRMGRPVDRDTLLNITQGRDAMPYDRSIDVMIGRLRQKLEKDARKPELIKTVRNQGYVLFPVKGKVD from the coding sequence ATGAGCCTTTCTGTTTTAGTGGTAGACGACGATCTGGAGGTGCTGGATCTGCTCAAAAAGGTGTTTGAGCGGGAGCATTATCTGGTGGATACGGCTATGGATGGGGCGGCGATGGACCGGCATCTGGCGGCTCGAACTTATGATGTCGTTTTACTGGATGTGATGTTGCCGGGGCGGGATGGGCTGCAGCTTTGCAAGGAGGTCAGGGCGCGTAATCCCGATGTGGCCATCCTGATGATTTCCGCGAAGGGGGATGATGTGGACCGGATCGTCGGTCTTGAGATTGGCGCGGATGACTATCTGCCCAAGCCGTTTAACAGCCGGGAGCTGCTGGCGCGGATCAAGGCGGTGATGCGGCGGAAGGGCGGTTCGACCGAGACGAAAACAACCAAGGACGATCAGGCGCTGATTACATTCGGTGATTATACTATCCGCACGGCGGAAATGGTGGTCGTGCGGACGAAGGGCGGGGCGGCGATCGAACTTACGAGCGGGGAATATTCGCTGCTTTTAGCTTTGGCGCAGCGGATGGGACGGCCCGTGGACCGCGATACACTTTTGAATATCACGCAGGGGCGGGACGCCATGCCCTATGACCGCAGCATCGATGTGATGATCGGGCGGTTGCGGCAGAAGCTGGAGAAGGATGCCCGAAAGCCGGAGCTGATTAAAACCGTGCGGAACCAAGGTTACGTTCTTTTTCCCGTAAAGGGCAAGGTGGATTGA
- a CDS encoding sulfurtransferase — MIKDRAKSKIIPRILDSTFILPGLPENLQESFELKRIPGARFFDIEAVSDHACPLPHTVPTQEQFESALSALGITTEDFIVLYGQHGMTMGPCRVWWTFRLFGHDNVAVLDGGLPEWIRMGGGLETGPPSPIAPTHYKISEYRSELLVTQGQVREASEKNLHPILDARPRERFLGTAPEPRPGMCSGHIPGSLSLPASSFVDPERGTFKSEKEIRDLFEHNGLDLNMKDLNAITTCGSGITACVIAFALFRLGFDKIAVYDGSWAEWGQKNAGNKIACGT, encoded by the coding sequence TTGATTAAGGATAGGGCTAAATCAAAGATAATACCTAGGATTCTTGACTCCACCTTCATTCTACCCGGGTTACCAGAAAATCTTCAGGAAAGCTTTGAACTGAAGAGGATTCCCGGCGCTCGCTTCTTTGATATCGAAGCCGTTTCGGATCACGCCTGCCCCCTGCCCCATACTGTACCAACGCAGGAGCAATTCGAATCCGCTCTCTCCGCCCTCGGCATTACGACAGAGGACTTTATCGTTCTATACGGCCAGCATGGCATGACTATGGGTCCGTGCCGGGTATGGTGGACGTTCCGCCTGTTCGGCCATGATAATGTCGCTGTACTGGACGGCGGCTTGCCGGAATGGATCAGGATGGGAGGAGGGTTGGAAACCGGCCCACCCTCGCCTATAGCGCCGACCCATTACAAAATCTCCGAATACCGCTCCGAACTGCTGGTCACACAAGGTCAGGTCCGAGAAGCCAGCGAAAAAAACCTCCACCCGATTCTCGATGCCCGCCCAAGGGAGCGTTTCCTGGGCACAGCTCCCGAACCCCGTCCGGGGATGTGCAGCGGACACATTCCCGGCAGCCTTTCCCTTCCCGCCTCCTCCTTCGTGGACCCGGAAAGGGGAACATTCAAAAGCGAAAAGGAAATTCGTGACCTTTTTGAACATAACGGACTTGATCTCAATATGAAGGACTTGAACGCAATCACGACCTGCGGCAGCGGCATCACCGCCTGCGTGATCGCATTCGCCCTCTTCCGCCTCGGTTTTGACAAAATTGCCGTCTATGACGGCTCATGGGCCGAGTGGGGACAGAAAAATGCAGGAAATAAAATAGCTTGCGGAACATAG
- a CDS encoding class I SAM-dependent RNA methyltransferase, with the protein MRKKVHSDVFLNVHSLGVGGDGVATHEGVSVYLPKTAPGDTVRARIERFAEGYQGRVLSVASPAPDRVAAPCGHFETCGGCALQHLSVKAYRDWKVEKVRAALERVGVIPEVWEEPVFLNAATRRRTTLAVLRTSDQFYIGYHAPRSHQITSVSHCLILEPSLDQVLQAMRSFLARLAPLRHAVDVTVQSVEGAFDILLTGPWLSGGFFTLEQNEALSEMLNTLKLARISLREREHGAIEVLLTRQPVMKTFGVLRVPLPPGAFLQASEQGEAVLVECVLRYTAGATRIADLFCGCGTFTGALLGQGAQVFACDSDAAALAALKHPKLTAARRNLFKEPLTPKELQGFDAVVLDPPRAGAKEQAENLAESGVEKIVYASCNPASFARDAKILGEGGYRLVSLTLVDQFVWSAHTEIVGVFTLI; encoded by the coding sequence ATGAGAAAAAAGGTCCACAGCGATGTTTTCTTGAACGTCCACTCCCTCGGGGTGGGCGGGGACGGGGTTGCGACGCATGAGGGGGTGTCCGTTTATCTTCCGAAGACTGCACCCGGCGATACGGTGCGGGCGCGGATCGAGAGGTTTGCGGAAGGGTATCAGGGACGGGTTCTTTCGGTTGCAAGCCCTGCGCCGGACCGCGTGGCCGCGCCGTGCGGGCATTTTGAAACCTGTGGCGGATGCGCGCTTCAGCATCTGAGTGTAAAGGCTTACCGTGACTGGAAGGTGGAAAAGGTCAGGGCCGCGCTGGAGCGGGTGGGGGTTATACCGGAGGTTTGGGAGGAGCCGGTCTTTCTGAATGCGGCGACGCGGCGGCGGACGACACTGGCGGTTTTGCGGACAAGCGATCAGTTTTACATAGGGTATCACGCGCCGCGCAGTCACCAGATTACCTCCGTTTCGCACTGCCTGATCCTTGAGCCATCTCTGGATCAGGTGCTTCAGGCGATGCGGTCCTTTCTAGCGCGTTTGGCGCCCCTGCGTCATGCTGTGGACGTTACGGTTCAGAGCGTGGAGGGGGCTTTTGATATTCTGCTGACCGGGCCGTGGCTGTCGGGCGGGTTTTTTACGCTGGAGCAAAACGAGGCGCTTTCGGAGATGCTCAATACTCTTAAGCTGGCGCGGATCAGCCTGCGCGAGCGTGAGCATGGGGCGATCGAGGTGCTTTTGACCCGTCAGCCTGTGATGAAGACTTTCGGTGTTCTTCGTGTTCCGCTGCCTCCGGGCGCGTTTTTACAGGCGAGTGAGCAGGGGGAGGCGGTGCTTGTCGAGTGCGTCTTGCGATATACGGCGGGGGCAACGCGGATTGCCGATCTGTTTTGCGGGTGCGGGACGTTTACGGGCGCTTTATTGGGGCAGGGGGCGCAGGTTTTTGCGTGTGATAGCGATGCGGCGGCTCTTGCCGCTCTCAAGCATCCGAAGCTGACGGCGGCGCGGCGCAATCTGTTCAAGGAGCCTTTGACGCCTAAAGAATTGCAGGGGTTTGACGCCGTGGTGCTCGATCCGCCCCGCGCCGGGGCGAAGGAACAGGCGGAAAATCTGGCGGAGAGCGGTGTAGAGAAAATCGTTTATGCCTCCTGCAATCCGGCGTCCTTTGCGCGGGATGCAAAAATTTTGGGGGAGGGCGGGTATCGCTTGGTGAGTCTTACCCTGGTTGATCAGTTTGTCTGGTCGGCGCATACAGAGATTGTTGGGGTTTTTACTTTGATCTGA
- a CDS encoding sel1 repeat family protein has protein sequence MGRALRGETDAQYALATKYALGEGVEKNLTEALKWYTKAAEKGDTKALNKLAIIYYYGQFVPQDKAAAREWYRRSAELGNADAQSALARMLLKGEGGDKNPIEAFNWYKKAAEAGDTDAQYALARMYYMGEGTIKDEKAAFNWYQEASDSGNVNAQYALAKRYLSGDGVQADPAVALRWFLKAAEQGHPDAQYSAAKLLQKGLGTEIDPKAASLWYEKAALQGHADAQYNLARLLYKGEGVKKNHSEALKWYGKAAEQGDTEALYNTAKMLYYGLGTEKNEKEAFDIFTRCANQGNAEARYHLGKIYYGGAKDIKRDFAMARTWFMSAAASGSKDALYYLGRMEYRGEGEKRDTLSAFVWLSLARERGAEEGKKELAILTKTLTARQKEQAQELITQYREKYVTPFTEDKPTEPDKS, from the coding sequence ATGGGCCGCGCCCTCCGGGGAGAAACGGACGCACAATATGCACTCGCCACGAAATACGCATTGGGCGAAGGGGTCGAAAAAAACCTGACGGAAGCTTTAAAATGGTACACGAAAGCCGCCGAAAAGGGGGACACCAAAGCGCTCAATAAACTGGCCATCATCTATTATTACGGCCAGTTCGTCCCGCAGGACAAGGCCGCAGCGCGGGAATGGTACCGCAGATCCGCCGAATTGGGCAACGCAGATGCACAGTCCGCCCTGGCGCGAATGCTGCTCAAGGGCGAAGGCGGAGACAAAAACCCGATAGAGGCGTTCAACTGGTACAAAAAGGCGGCAGAAGCCGGCGATACCGACGCGCAATACGCGCTGGCCAGAATGTATTATATGGGTGAAGGCACCATAAAAGACGAAAAGGCCGCCTTCAACTGGTATCAGGAAGCCTCCGACAGCGGCAATGTGAACGCCCAGTACGCGCTGGCCAAGCGTTATCTCAGCGGGGACGGCGTGCAGGCCGATCCGGCGGTCGCGCTTCGCTGGTTCCTTAAGGCGGCGGAACAGGGTCACCCCGACGCGCAGTACAGCGCCGCCAAACTGCTGCAAAAAGGCCTCGGCACGGAAATAGACCCAAAAGCAGCTTCCCTTTGGTACGAAAAGGCGGCGTTGCAGGGCCACGCGGACGCGCAATACAACCTCGCCCGCCTGCTCTACAAGGGCGAAGGCGTGAAAAAAAATCACTCCGAAGCCCTGAAATGGTATGGCAAAGCCGCCGAACAGGGGGACACCGAGGCACTCTATAACACCGCCAAGATGCTCTATTACGGGCTGGGAACCGAAAAAAATGAGAAGGAAGCCTTTGATATCTTCACCCGCTGCGCCAATCAGGGCAACGCGGAGGCCCGCTACCATCTCGGTAAAATCTATTACGGGGGTGCCAAGGACATCAAGCGGGACTTCGCCATGGCCCGCACATGGTTCATGAGCGCCGCCGCCAGCGGCAGCAAGGACGCGCTTTATTACCTCGGCCGCATGGAATACCGCGGAGAAGGAGAAAAACGCGACACGCTGAGCGCTTTCGTGTGGCTTTCTCTGGCCCGCGAACGCGGCGCGGAGGAAGGCAAAAAGGAACTGGCCATCCTGACCAAAACTCTGACCGCCAGACAAAAGGAACAGGCACAGGAACTCATCACCCAATACCGCGAAAAATACGTGACACCCTTCACCGAAGATAAGCCGACAGAGCCGGATAAGTCCTGA